A genome region from Leifsonia sp. Root112D2 includes the following:
- the uvrC gene encoding excinuclease ABC subunit UvrC: protein MADTVSYRPKAGEIPTQPGVYRFRDSGGRVLYVGKAKNLRSRLSNYFQPLRSLHERTRRMVTTAASVEWTVVATEFEALQLEFTWIKEFNPPFNVQFRDDKSYPYLAVTLGEDVPRVLVTRNRNLKGARYFGPYTKVWAIRETVDLMLKAFPMRSCSSGVYRRAELTGRPCLLGDIGKCAAPCVGRVSKNEHREIANDFVSFMGGNDSSHIRALTAQMTQAAHEQNYEAAARHRDAIQALEAAMSKSAVVLSDRVDADVFGIADDELAAAVQQFIVRGGRIRGVRSWVVDKELDLSIGDLVETVLQNAYEDTVPPREILVPMLPDDARELEVWLTERRHETDETLTGRVALRTPQRGDKAALAQTVAMNAKNALVLYKTRRSSDFVARSQALTDIQDALGMADAPLRMECYDVSHLSGTNIVASMVVFEDGLARKDQYRRFSIPNSTDDTESIYQVITRRLAYLKELPPVAEELEVESEMESEIKSELIVDPDLAERNRSKKFSSPPQLLIVDGGQPQVAAAARALEESGVTGIQLAGIAKRLEEIWLPDSDYPVILPRNSDALFMIQRIRDEAHRFAITYQRARRKRDISTVLGEVPGLGPARVRELLRHFGSVARLRTATLEQITEVNGIGASLASSIHEHLSG, encoded by the coding sequence ATGGCCGATACGGTCAGCTACCGCCCGAAGGCGGGGGAGATCCCGACCCAGCCGGGCGTATACCGGTTTCGGGACTCCGGCGGTCGGGTGCTGTACGTCGGCAAGGCCAAGAACCTGCGGTCACGCCTGAGCAACTACTTCCAGCCGTTGCGCAGCCTGCACGAGCGCACCCGGCGCATGGTGACCACGGCGGCATCCGTGGAGTGGACGGTCGTTGCCACGGAATTCGAGGCGCTGCAGCTCGAGTTCACCTGGATCAAGGAGTTCAACCCGCCGTTCAACGTGCAATTCCGCGACGACAAGAGCTACCCGTATCTGGCGGTAACCCTCGGCGAGGACGTGCCGCGGGTGCTCGTGACGCGCAACCGCAACCTCAAGGGGGCCCGCTACTTCGGCCCGTACACGAAGGTGTGGGCGATTCGCGAGACCGTCGACCTCATGCTCAAGGCCTTCCCCATGCGTAGTTGCTCGAGCGGCGTCTACCGTCGCGCCGAACTCACCGGGCGCCCGTGCCTGCTCGGCGACATCGGCAAATGCGCCGCGCCATGCGTCGGTCGAGTGAGTAAAAATGAACATCGCGAGATAGCGAACGATTTCGTCTCCTTCATGGGCGGCAACGACTCGAGCCACATTCGTGCCCTCACCGCACAGATGACGCAGGCAGCGCACGAGCAAAACTACGAGGCCGCGGCGAGGCACCGTGACGCCATCCAGGCGCTCGAGGCGGCAATGTCCAAGAGTGCCGTCGTGCTCTCCGACCGCGTCGATGCGGATGTCTTCGGCATCGCCGACGACGAGCTCGCGGCCGCCGTGCAGCAGTTCATCGTGCGCGGCGGGCGCATCCGGGGTGTGCGCAGCTGGGTGGTCGACAAGGAACTCGATCTCTCGATCGGTGATCTCGTCGAGACGGTGTTGCAGAATGCATACGAAGACACCGTGCCGCCCCGCGAAATACTGGTGCCGATGCTGCCCGACGATGCCCGAGAGCTCGAGGTGTGGCTCACCGAACGTCGCCATGAGACCGACGAGACCCTGACGGGCCGCGTCGCTCTGCGCACCCCGCAGCGTGGCGACAAGGCCGCCCTCGCCCAGACCGTGGCGATGAACGCGAAAAACGCGCTCGTGCTCTACAAGACCCGGCGTAGTTCCGATTTTGTGGCCCGGTCGCAGGCGCTCACCGACATTCAGGATGCGCTCGGCATGGCGGATGCTCCGCTGCGCATGGAGTGCTACGACGTCTCGCACCTGAGCGGCACGAACATCGTGGCCTCCATGGTCGTGTTCGAAGACGGCCTGGCGCGCAAAGACCAGTACCGCCGCTTCAGCATCCCGAATTCGACGGACGACACCGAGTCGATCTACCAGGTGATCACGCGCCGGCTGGCATACCTCAAAGAGTTGCCGCCGGTTGCTGAAGAACTCGAAGTCGAGAGCGAGATGGAAAGCGAGATCAAGAGCGAACTCATCGTCGACCCCGATCTCGCGGAGCGCAACCGCAGCAAGAAATTCTCCTCGCCGCCACAGCTTCTCATCGTCGATGGGGGCCAGCCACAGGTCGCCGCCGCCGCTCGCGCGCTCGAGGAGTCCGGGGTCACCGGCATCCAGCTCGCCGGCATCGCCAAACGGCTGGAGGAGATCTGGCTGCCCGACTCGGATTACCCCGTGATCCTGCCCCGCAACAGCGACGCGCTGTTCATGATCCAGCGCATCCGTGACGAGGCGCACCGCTTCGCCATCACCTACCAGCGCGCGAGACGCAAGCGCGACATCTCGACCGTCCTCGGCGAAGTTCCCGGCCTCGGCCCTGCCCGGGTGCGCGAACTGCTGCGGCACTTCGGTTCCGTCGCCCGGCTGCGCACGGCAACGCTCGAGCAGATCACCGAGGTGAATGGAATCGGCGCTTCCCTTGCATCCTCTATCCATGAGCACCTCAGCGGGTAG
- the rapZ gene encoding RNase adapter RapZ: protein MSTELEQQQEVLIVTGMSGAGRSTVANALEDLDWYVVDNLPPQMLRPLVDLARRAGSRLPRIAAVVDVRGGDFFSDLQEIIQNLRDGTHVRILFMDATDETLVRRFEAVRRPHPLQGNGTILDGIAAERVRLSEIRESSDLVVDTSDLNIHQLATSITATFAAENTAGAQLTIMSFGFKYGLPQDADMVADARFLPNPFWVPELRAHTGQDAIVSDYVLGQNGASEFIDAYTAALKPVLAGYQRENKRHAMFAIGCTGGKHRSVAIAEELVRRLAPLPGVAVSVKHRDLGRE, encoded by the coding sequence ATGTCGACCGAACTCGAACAGCAGCAAGAAGTGCTCATCGTCACCGGCATGTCCGGAGCCGGCCGGTCCACGGTCGCCAACGCGCTGGAAGACCTCGACTGGTATGTCGTCGACAATCTGCCGCCGCAGATGCTGCGGCCGCTCGTCGATCTGGCCAGGCGCGCGGGATCCCGGCTGCCGCGCATCGCCGCGGTCGTGGATGTGCGCGGGGGCGACTTCTTCTCCGATCTGCAGGAGATCATCCAGAATCTGCGCGACGGCACGCATGTGCGCATCCTGTTCATGGATGCGACGGACGAGACGCTCGTGCGCCGCTTCGAGGCGGTGCGCCGACCGCATCCGCTGCAGGGCAACGGCACGATCCTCGACGGCATTGCGGCCGAACGCGTGCGGCTGAGCGAGATCCGCGAATCCAGCGATCTTGTCGTCGACACCTCCGACCTGAATATCCACCAGCTGGCCACGAGCATCACCGCCACCTTTGCCGCCGAGAACACGGCGGGCGCGCAGCTCACCATCATGAGCTTCGGCTTCAAATACGGGCTGCCGCAGGATGCGGACATGGTCGCCGACGCCCGCTTTTTGCCGAACCCGTTCTGGGTTCCCGAACTGCGCGCGCACACCGGGCAGGATGCGATAGTCAGCGACTACGTTCTCGGCCAGAACGGAGCCTCCGAGTTCATCGACGCCTATACCGCGGCGCTGAAGCCCGTGCTCGCCGGCTACCAGCGAGAGAACAAGCGGCACGCCATGTTCGCGATAGGCTGCACAGGCGGAAAACATCGCTCCGTCGCGATAGCCGAAGAGCTCGTCAGACGGCTCGCGCCGCTCCCCGGCGTCGCCGTCAGCGTCAAGCACCGCGACCTCGGCCGCGAATAG